In Sphingobium sp. B2D3C, a genomic segment contains:
- a CDS encoding arginyltransferase — MSAAFRFPRFFMTNAGPCPYLPGRTERKVFTELTGEHASELNDALGRIGFRRSQNVAYRPSCADCTACVSVRIVANEFKPNATQRRLVRRNSDLVVRACKPWSTDEQFSLLQRYLAARHPTGGMTEMDEIDFADMVEQTPVETYLIEYREPDEDGRPGRLIGACLTDKQGDGLSMIYSFFEPELEGRNGLGSYIIVDHILRAQRAGLPYVYLGYWVEGSDRMNYKVRYQPMEKLGRAGWERLVLPAASAETQSAVRPEQSLTRDHEGRVLK, encoded by the coding sequence GTGAGCGCTGCTTTCCGCTTTCCGCGGTTCTTCATGACCAATGCCGGACCGTGCCCCTATCTGCCTGGGCGTACGGAGCGGAAGGTGTTTACCGAGCTGACCGGCGAGCACGCGTCCGAGCTCAACGACGCGCTGGGCCGCATCGGCTTTCGCCGCAGCCAGAACGTGGCCTATCGCCCGAGCTGTGCGGATTGCACGGCCTGCGTCTCGGTGCGGATCGTGGCCAACGAATTCAAGCCCAATGCCACGCAACGCCGCCTCGTGCGCCGCAATAGCGATCTGGTGGTGCGGGCGTGCAAGCCCTGGTCCACCGACGAGCAATTCTCGCTGCTCCAACGCTATCTCGCCGCCCGCCACCCGACCGGCGGAATGACCGAGATGGACGAGATCGATTTTGCCGACATGGTCGAGCAGACGCCAGTCGAGACCTATCTCATCGAATATCGCGAGCCAGACGAAGACGGACGCCCCGGTCGGCTGATCGGCGCCTGCCTGACGGACAAGCAGGGCGATGGGCTGTCGATGATCTACAGCTTCTTCGAGCCAGAGCTGGAAGGCCGCAATGGCCTCGGCAGCTACATCATCGTCGACCACATCCTGCGCGCCCAGCGCGCCGGCCTGCCCTATGTGTACCTCGGCTACTGGGTCGAAGGCTCCGACCGGATGAATTACAAGGTCCGCTATCAGCCGATGGAAAAGCTCGGCCGCGCCGGCTGGGAGCGGCTGGTGCTGCCGGCAGCCTCCGCAGAAACGCAAAGCGCTGTGCGCCCGGAGCAGAGCCTGACTCGCGACCATGAGGGGCGGGTTCTCAAGTAA
- a CDS encoding aconitase X catalytic domain-containing protein — protein sequence MVMLTDAEQAMLDGESGAATQKAMELLIRYADALGAERFVETNNVAGVPGSAPQWVKDYYAADGGDYRAVFSRFDLDSDEVVDVPRMNAFSCHLQGGMDPTLWQEQGMTAEAHDNFVSDEAEVAAHGIQILKTCTPYLAGNVPVMGEHCAWMESSAVVFANSVIGARTNCEGRESTSAAMLAKRIPDWGFHRDDFRKGQHSVDVQVPVDSIFEWGMLGYFVGDAVQDTIPVITGDISEASLIRHKHFGAAAASSGGVEMYHMVGITPEAPSVETAFGGAAKGERFVYDAAARRRIYETLNSVGSSEDVDYVMLGCPHYSIEQIAQVCALIEGRKVSANSALWVFTSRAVKATADANGYSKILRDAGAYLMTDTCSAISQAVPKGTKVAALDSAKQVHYLPAMMGIEGWYGTTADCVDAACTGKWKGALA from the coding sequence ATGGTGATGCTGACCGATGCCGAACAAGCCATGCTGGACGGAGAGTCCGGCGCCGCGACCCAAAAAGCCATGGAACTGCTCATCCGCTATGCCGACGCGCTTGGCGCGGAGCGCTTCGTCGAGACAAACAACGTTGCCGGCGTGCCCGGCTCCGCCCCGCAATGGGTGAAAGATTATTACGCGGCGGATGGCGGCGATTACCGCGCCGTCTTCTCCCGCTTCGATCTCGACAGCGACGAAGTGGTGGACGTGCCGCGCATGAACGCCTTTTCCTGCCATCTGCAGGGCGGCATGGACCCCACGCTGTGGCAGGAGCAGGGCATGACGGCGGAGGCGCACGACAATTTCGTCTCCGACGAGGCGGAAGTCGCCGCCCACGGTATCCAGATCCTCAAGACCTGCACGCCCTATCTCGCCGGCAACGTGCCGGTGATGGGCGAGCACTGCGCGTGGATGGAATCGAGCGCGGTGGTGTTCGCCAACTCCGTCATCGGCGCGCGGACCAATTGCGAGGGACGCGAATCCACCAGCGCCGCGATGCTGGCCAAGCGCATTCCCGACTGGGGCTTCCACCGCGACGACTTCCGCAAGGGGCAGCATAGCGTGGACGTGCAGGTGCCGGTCGACAGCATCTTCGAATGGGGGATGCTCGGCTATTTCGTCGGCGATGCCGTGCAGGACACGATCCCCGTCATCACCGGGGACATCAGCGAGGCGAGCCTCATCCGCCACAAGCATTTCGGCGCGGCCGCGGCCTCGTCCGGCGGCGTCGAGATGTATCACATGGTCGGCATCACCCCCGAGGCGCCGAGCGTGGAGACGGCCTTCGGCGGCGCGGCGAAAGGCGAGCGCTTCGTCTATGACGCGGCGGCCCGGCGGCGCATCTACGAGACGCTGAACAGCGTCGGCTCCAGCGAGGATGTCGATTATGTCATGCTCGGCTGCCCGCATTATTCCATCGAGCAAATCGCCCAGGTCTGCGCGCTGATCGAGGGCCGCAAGGTGAGCGCCAACAGCGCTTTGTGGGTGTTCACCAGCCGGGCGGTGAAGGCGACGGCGGACGCCAATGGCTATTCCAAGATCCTGCGCGATGCGGGCGCCTACCTCATGACCGACACCTGCTCGGCGATCAGCCAGGCGGTGCCCAAGGGCACGAAGGTCGCAGCGCTCGATAGCGCCAAGCAGGTGCATTATCTGCCCGCGATGATGGGCATCGAGGGCTGGTACGGCACCACCGCCGACTGCGTGGACGCCGCCTGTACCGGCAAGTGGAAAGGAGCCCTGGCATGA
- a CDS encoding GAF domain-containing protein produces MYDFSPATGSDKPALYADLLAAARALTEGEPDAIANMANVAALIWQYVPDLNWAGFYRLVDEVLVLGPFQGKPACIRIALGSGVCGTAAATRQVQRVEDVHAFPGHIACDAASASELVVPVIHKGALIGVLDLDSPRPARFDEADAAGLDALCAAIAPALAG; encoded by the coding sequence ATGTACGATTTTTCTCCCGCAACGGGCAGCGACAAGCCCGCTCTTTATGCCGATCTCCTCGCTGCGGCGCGCGCGCTGACCGAGGGCGAGCCAGACGCCATCGCCAATATGGCAAATGTCGCAGCGCTGATCTGGCAATATGTCCCGGACCTCAACTGGGCCGGCTTCTACCGGCTGGTGGATGAGGTGCTGGTGCTCGGCCCATTTCAAGGCAAGCCGGCCTGCATCCGCATCGCGCTGGGCAGCGGCGTGTGCGGTACGGCTGCGGCGACCCGGCAGGTCCAGCGCGTCGAGGATGTCCACGCCTTCCCCGGCCACATCGCCTGCGATGCCGCCTCTGCATCGGAACTGGTCGTGCCGGTGATCCATAAGGGCGCGCTGATCGGCGTGCTCGATCTCGACAGTCCCCGCCCCGCCCGCTTCGACGAGGCCGACGCCGCCGGGCTGGACGCGCTCTGCGCAGCAATCGCCCCCGCTCTGGCAGGCTGA